In Dysidea avara chromosome 6, odDysAvar1.4, whole genome shotgun sequence, the genomic stretch AATAAAGTAATGACCTCAACCTCTGGTTATTAAGGAAAAATGATGTCTCAAGCAAGACTCTGTGtttgttccattagagtaattTTACATTGTCTAAATCGCTTtatttatctgaacaaattctCACATCTGAGCACTTAATTTCGTCTAGTCTAAGGATGGTCGTGTGTGGACAACATTAGGTTCCATtgtattaatggttaacaaacAAGCTTAGCACTACTGTATGAGGCAATTTAATATGCGGTAGGTGACCCAGATACATATTGTATGTGGCTCATAATTCCTATTGATACATACtttagcacaatgaaaatatgaggACTTGAAAACACTATTAGAATTTCAGTCTGTATGAAGTATCCAGCATGTACTTCGTGTGTGTATCACAGGCTGTATCTGCTAAACCACATTGTGTATAGTCATGAAGTTATAATGAGAGCATATCTACTATAGTGGATGCAGTTTTTGGCACTTGGTAAGGACATGGAAGACTCTGTCATTGATGACATCATTAGTAAACAGCAACCTAATCAGTGTGCTATGGTGGTTTACACTGTAAGTTCAACTCTGACATCTTAATATGGATATCTGTGTAATGCAATCATTGCAGTCAGGAACCACTGGAACCTCCAAAGGAATCATGTTAAGTCACGACAATGTCagtaacatatgtgaccggatttgacaaaaccaggcttccacacatatccaattcttCAACTTTAATTGCTAGTAACTTGACAACGCAGTATGCTATTACCCTATAATTTTTACACAATGCTGTCATTGCATTATGTAATAACAAGTCCAAATTAGAAACTGATAGCTCACTTTCATACTGAATTATGGTCCTTCAAAGTCGtaaatttggatgtgtgtggaagcctggttttgtcaaatccggtcacatataaacaATGTTTGAATTTGCATTGTCTACTTGTACAGGTTACGTGGGGGTCATATGCTTTTTGTGACATGTACCACATTGGTGACAAGGCGTGCGATGAGATGCGCACTGTTATCTACGGCTCACTTAGTCTAGCTCACATAGGCCCAAGGGTGAATAAAATCATAGATAATGCAAATTGCATTATATACAATCATTATATAATCAGAATAATAGTATGTTATGGCCAATACCTGCTGGTGGAACTGTCTACCTTGCTCAACCCGACGCTAAGGAGGTATGTGGCTacattatgtgtatatatagctactgtacacatgcatgtttaAGTTGACTATTGGAACGTAGCAAAGAGATTACtttttttttaatatatatAGGGCTCCCTTTTTGCCACTCTAAAAGAGGTGCAACCCACTATATTCTATGGATACCCACTGTGAGAAAACtagttaattttttttaattttacttTTAGTTAGTATAGTGTGTGGGAGGAGATTAAGAAAAAAGTTGAAACCAACAATTATACTACCAAAGAAGACTTTGGTTTTGGAAAATGCCAGCTGATGTTAACAGGAGGTAGTTCAGCAAATCCCAAAACATTGGCATTCTTTTTGGCCATGGATATGCCTATCAGGGAATCATATGGAACAAGTGAGAGCAATGGATCGGTAGCAATAGCTACAGCAGCAAGGAGTGGATGTGGTAAAATGTGTCGTATTGGTGCTGAGATCAAGATCAGTAATCCTGACAAGCACGGCAATGGAGAGGTCAGTGATGTACCTGTTGTTTGTACGTATGTCGGAAGTCAGAATTAAGTAGGTCACAAATCTCATGAAGCATGCACAGGGGAGTGCTTGTGGTGAACTCTAAAGCTAATTCACATTCCTTTTGTCTGAAATGCAAAAGCCTTATaggttttattattttattattgacTCCAGCAACCATGCAGCTATCATTAAATTATGGTAGTAttgatcatggaggtttgggctttcgtgcccaaaaatatcatcctcaAGCAGCCTCTCCTTCCTTTATAACAGTTGTAGGCACAACTAAACCaataaatgtcttcagaacaACCCCAAAACCTTTCAAACAAGTTTCTGGAAAAAAAGAAcaacaaaggcaagtccatgatacagtgtacatacattttAGCTGCTGCTGTTTGGCAAAAAGGCACGCCTCGAGATAAAGTggcattgaacagtgaagaaaccaAGGAGTTGACTATAGTCAAGTTATgattggctgaaggcatcagtcagttagttagtcagttagtagaaaattcacttaAATTTAAATTTTCTATCGAGTATTATGTGGATTGACTGCAGAAGTACTTTTCATACTGTCCTTTGTTTTAATGCTCTAGaatgggtggaacatagctgaaattgaAGCGGAATAGCAACTGtgcatttcagtaattgatagtcagggcatGTATTCAattgtaatttctgtagtgttaCTGGATTAATTTCAGAGGCACTGCTCATACTGCTCCATACAATTAGTTTTTGAAATGGGTCTGGCGCCATTCTTCTCTTTGCTTTGATGCAGTACGCGATGGTTCAACAGCATTACGTTATTTCAACAGCATTACGTTATTTCAACAGCATTACGTTATTTCAACAGCATTACGTTATTTCAACAGCATTATGTTATAAACAAACAATTGTAAGGAAAAATTGTATTTGAGCAGGGATCTTAGATTCTGAACCAAAATACAACTTTTGTTGGTAGGTCTTAATTCGAGGCAGACCTGTTGCTATGGGGTACCTTGGTATGGAGCAAAAGACAAGGGAAGTAATTGATGATGAAAGATGGCTACACACTGGAGACTTTGGACGTATGGATGAGGTGAGTGTTATAATTTCTCTAAGATGAATTATACAACTTGTTGCTCTGTGTGTATATAGAATGGTCTTCTGTACATTACTGGTCGCATTAAAGGTAGGTATACATACATATTGAAGAACTGATTACTATTAATTTACTATAGATCTAGTCATGTTACAAAATAGTTTTAATATTGTTCCAAGTTACATTGAGGACCGTATCAAGTTTGAAATTCCATTTCTAAGCAATGTGGTGTTAGCAGGAGAAGGAAAGAACTATTTAACTTGTTTATTAACACTAAAGGTGAACTGGGTGAACACAACTTACTGTATACAGTTTATATTTTATAGTGTGTTATGGATCCTGATAGTGGAGAGGCCACAGATAATCTCATCCCACAAGTGATCACGATGTTTGAGGAGTTAGGTACCAACTGTACAAGAGTGTCACAAGTGATCAATAGTAAGGACAAGATAGTATTCAAGGCCATCCAGGATGGTATTGATCgctacaacacacaacacagccAGACCAATGTAGataaagtatgtatgtatgtaacacaATATACAAGTGTTCAATGGAGATTAATTTTAGGTGAAGAAGTGGATGTTACTTGATAAAGACTTCACTGTTGCTAGTGGAGAGTTAGGTGTGTGAACTGATAACAACTATTAATATAAAATCCTTTTCACCTATTGTCTTTCCAGCACTTTCCCTCCTATTATGCTTGATGTAGTTCTGTACAAAACTGTTTTGCTTGCACAGCATCTATTTACCACTGCATAGAGTACGTAGGTATAATTTTCACcttgtagtgactgttctattagagtttcctGTAAGCTTATAAAATCAAACTTCCAAGCATAGTTGAAGCACTCATAGTGTGCTTCTGTGATGCTACAATATGGCACCCCCATCTTTGCAATTGTGACTGTACGCTTTTATCCCAAAATTGGTTTCTATCATAATTTTTCATATAGACGTGTCAGTCATTCATTAGAACAATATTTAACAAAGCATACATAATATAAATTATATTGCAAGGTTAATAAGTATCACAGTAATATTGCATGTGTATGGAGAATCGAAATTATAACTTATGTTGTCTGCAGGTCCTACATTGAAGTTGAAGAGATCAGCAGTGCTACAGAAATATGCTCACTTGATCGAGGGACTTTATGAAGAGTAATAGTTAATTACTACTGTACGTCAAGTCTATTGTATGCGATTAGTAGCATGTTCTCTatggtggaatgaatttttttaaattgtttcaGCTTAATAATATTAAGGTACGTAGTTAGGTGAATCTTGTACTCCAGTATGCAAGAGGAGGATTCAGGACATTAAACTGTATGGTATCAAACCTGCAGCCTTTTAAATTGTAACTTGTGGGCTAATCACAAAAATAGTGAAATTTTACCTTCAAATGTTTCCAAACATACAGCTGCAGTATGCTTTGTGGTTAGAAAAGATTATTCTCTACACACTTATGTTTGGTCTGGTTTATAGCCATCTCTACCTTTAAAATTGTCCATTAAATAGTTTGCATGTCACAATGGATTGCTGACAACTTTACTTTGTATACAGTTTAGGAATGTGGGAAGTAATTGTGCCTGAAAGAATAATGCATGAAGAATTGAGAATTGCTCTAGTATTTTGAAGCAGTTTTACAGCCTATTTAACATAAAGCATTTTTGAAACTGAGAccatacactctaatagagcactcacctaCTATTAGAACAATTGGTGAAACTGATTATTTATTTTGTTATTCATTGGCTGATGGCTAGTAAAGTTAGCTAGATTATACTTTTTTATGCATGGTATTCTGGATTAATTAGTTATCATATCTAAATGATTTATTTGACAATGGATCATCAACGATTCAATTTTGTAAGCAGTACAGTAGAGAAGTGGGAATTACAGTAGCCATGCCTAAATAATTGAGAATACTGGTGGTGTAAAAGAATTGAGAGGAAAAGCATAAACTGATGCATTAAGATCGAGACACTTTTAAATTAGTAGACATGCGCGAACAGAACAATGGGCAAAAAATGTTTTAGCTAGCCATTAGGCACTTAGCTCATTAACTACCATAACACCAAGATAAGGAGAGATACTATTATTAATTCTTGATAGCACCTTGCTAACTAGTATGCCACAAGTTGAGCTGCATgagccctgagaaaacagctaaaagaaAAGTGACTTTTTCCTCAAGAGAAATAGCATTTTACCAGCCAGATGAATTCCTTTTAAAGCATAAAATTGTCTGTGTGTATGGATAACTGTAAAACCTTGATTACATTTGGAAACATTAAAAGATTATAATCAATGTTTTGACTAGTCAAGCAAGATATTATGTCATTTTGTAGTATAAGACGTCAAGTATTCAGCATAGTGGATACAATGATAGAGCTTGATATCATCTACAGTACAAACACATAAGCAACTAGCTGGAGACTATATAGCTAGTGACGGCAGTTCATTAATATTTTTTATTTGtaaaaaaggaagaaaaaaaaacagcccAAGCACGGAACCCCATGCACTGGAAACCTGTGCCCGAGATGAAAGCACCATTGATGTGTAACTGTAAAATAACTTTTGTCCAATTTAAAGCGACCATTAATTTAGTATGCTGGGAAAGTCTGCTATGAGGGACGCTGTTGAGTGTTGAATGcctaaaatcaaaaataataaaaCTACATCAGTATAGTAGAGAGATGTTCATCAATGTGTTATATTACATCCCTGACAAAAATTGCTAGGCAAACTGGACAATAGACAATAATGTTTACCTCTGTTTGTTATACTCTAGCCTTTTTGTATAAGCTATTATGTGACCAGTTTTCCAGTCTTGTGGTAATGTACTGCTCTCTAAAGATTTTCAATAAGCATTAAGCATAATTATAGATAGAGGTACACATAACTAGTACTGAACTGCACACATGCACTGTTTGAAACCCTCAGCTGGACATCCAGCTGGTGATTTACCAGaagttaatttttcaaacacaaTAGATGGATTAATGGTAGTATTACTGGACAATGAAACATCATTTTGTCTATGTGAAACTAAGGTAGGTGCTGTGTTAAAATCTTCTTGTGGAAAAGCATTATTGAACAGAAGTTGTTAAGAGCATTGAATTTATCTTTATCTGATCATGATGGTGAGTTAATTTTGCCAATATTTCAAAAGTTGGACATGTCTTCATTCTGTTTCTTGCATAATtctaaaatgctttcagattctCCATAACTTGTTGGCAATCTGTCTCTGGAATTTTCTAAAGGACGCATTATGAACTTGTGTGCAAGCTATATGTACAGCTAGTATGTGATCAGCATGAGATTACTGTTATTATTGAATAGACGGTTACCATAGCAATACCAGTCTGCTATAGGTTAGGCCGCAGGCCAGGCCTAGGCCTTTCGGTATGCCCATATCTAGCCCAAAAATTATCTGTGTTTCTTAAAACCACAGAAGATGCGGAGACCAAATCACTGGGTAGGGAATTCCAATAATTAACAACTCGGTTAGTAAAGAAGTTGTGCCTGACAACAAGCAGATATCGAAATTTGAAAAGCTTATGTTGATGACCTCTGGTGGTATTAGTGCTGCTGAGGGTAAAAAATATAGTAGAATCTATATCATAGTATCCATTCAAGATCCTGAAGGTTTTGATTAAATCTCCCCTTTGTCTTCTGCAATAAAGAGAGTACAAGCCTAACTTAACGAACGAGTCTCATAATGCAGATGGGATAATAATAAGATGTTAGATAGAAGCTTGGTGCCATGTTGCTGCACTTTCTCAAGTAGGTCTATAATATAATATCTTTGGCGAAAGAGGGACTCAAGATGTGGTCTCACaaacattttgtacaaaaaagtaaacatgtCAGATgagataatttaaaaaaatctccTAGAACTTGGCAACTTGCATAGCTTTGACTGCTGCCCTCTAGCAGTGAAAGGATGGCTTTAAGATCGCTAGTACCAGATCCTTTTCTTCATGAACTACATCCATTGCAATAGGTTGGGAGGAGAAACTATCCATCATAAAAATAGATAAAGATGGGAGTTTCCAATTTGCAAAAATTTACATTTTGCAACATTAAACCCAGTTGCATTAGGTAATCCAAGTCCTTCTGTAAGCTCAAATTATCATCAAGCTTTAAATAGCTGAATAAAtttggtgtcatcagcaaacatttgTACATTATACCCTGAATAAGATCAGGGATGTCGTTCACATAAAgaatataatttatataataaTAAGAGAGGTCCCAAAACGAATCCCTATGGAACACCACTTAGTACTGGAACCCACTTGGATAACTATCCATTTAATACCACCCTTTGCGATCGGTTGGAAAGAAAATTAAGAAAATCAATACAAATCCTTTATACAATGCAGAAGTCCATTCCTCAAAAGTTTTCATTAAGTTTGTAAAACAAGACTTTCTGTTAACAAATCCATGCTGCTCATAAATTAGAATGTTATTGTTGGTACAAAAGATGATTGTATGATGGATTCTAAAATCTTCACAACAATAGATGTTAAACTTTAAAAGAAAACTTATTGGTCTGTATATTGTTGGCAGCTTGATTTTTACGACTTTATTTGAACGCAGGAATAATGTGAGCCTGCTTCCACTCATTTTAAGTTCTCCACTACTATGAGATAGAGATTGTGAATATAATATTGTCAATGGAGCAAAAATGGTACTTGCACATGATTTAAGGACATAGGAATGTAATTATAGGGCCTAGAGCCTTATTGACCCTGAGTTCACACAACTTCTCAAAGACAGTAGCCTCAAGGATGTTAATATTAGAAATCAGTTTCATCACTCCTATTGTAATCTGGTATATCTTTTCCAGAGACGGTTCCttaaagcatagataatatatcattaagtatgatagtacttaataagtagggattggtaagaaTCATATGGCTTCATATTTTTTCGCACTTTAAAAAGCAGCCTTGCAATAAGTTCTACCTGAAAAACACCTGAaatacattagtactgctgtaatgatgctgtaccttggttagACAAAGCGAAAAGTAGAACGTACAAAATtctcctgcctgcctgcttgcctgccatAAGACCCAGTTGTGCTcggtgtacggctccagaaatttcagactgCCAAGATAATAATGgtggattcacgaatctgttgttccgattacgttctgtccactccaccatgctgtttgctttcatcattcatttgcTTCTTTTTCCTTCTCGAAGGAtataattaatagttgcggAGCTTGGGTATTGGTAAACCCGGGAGGGGAGTGGGAGCGGAAGATTGCTTGGTAAAACTGGGAACCGGGAGCTAGGAGATTATGTGCACAGTACTACAAGCAAGTGCTGTTTTTGCACTAAAGATTGATGGTTTATTAATTGATGCAGAAGAGGACCAATGCTGGCAAGTCATATTGTCCAAGCCTCAACACTTGATTGATTTAATAAATTTATAAGTAAATAAATGACATATAAATGTAATATGCACAATTATACTTTTTGATTAAGTTTGTAAATTAATAATAAGTAGTTACCCTTCCCTCAAACATAAGATATAGAACTGCAGGCTCGGTATTGCAATACTTTCtataaaagatcaagatatactctaatagagcagcagttaaccactctaatagaacagtctcataTTTTATATCTCAAAATGCCAGTAGCTAGTCAATTTATTTGGTGAAATATTTGTAATAACAAAGTGAAAATAGTCTAATGGTATTGCCTTAGACCTTTTAAATTGAAAATCATGctgggctgtgcccccagaatgtcacccatgcatgcatcattgaCTTCATTGTCTTCCCAGCCTTTGTAGTTGTATGTTTCAAACTGCATGTGTAATCTTCATTACTAGAAGCTTGTCCATGCAGACTCTTTGTCCACCTCCTCTGACTTTATTTATTCTACCGAGTTATTGCTGCTCTAGTGCTGGTTGTGTATAGACAGTAGATCGAATGTGTGCGTTTTTTACAGTTATCCTCAGTTAAATTCATGATATATTTGGAGTACTACAAGAACTGTTCTTGTTACTTGTCCCACACGAATTATTACTGGTGTCTGTTAGCAATAAAAAATTCTTGAAGTATCACACTAATGCCCGCATGCATTTTATAGAGTATATACGAACAGTATATTATATAGTGTTTGAAAGACTCTTATCTCCAATATTTCAACAGGATTACGGCAAGCAGCTGGTTAGCTAAAAGAGCTAAACTTGGACATGCAAATGCAATTCAATGTCCTTAAAAGCCTCTAAAGTGCTAAACTTCAATACAATGTAAGTAAGTACTAGTGTTGTTATACTGTAAAGGCAACAGCATGTGTCCCTTTTTGGGACCCTATGAGGACATAAACAGATTATAGCAATCTGGTGGGTATTTATAGAAGACAGAGCCATGTTAGTTCAATTTAGATGGCCAACATTGCTGTTTATGCATCTATTTTTAGATTAGCTAATGAAATTATTCctgattaaaactataattaccaccagtccataataattttatactcATTTTCAACAAGGCAATAACGTGACTTAAATTTCAATTGTGCTGAATCATGAATGGAATAACTCACGAATCATTGCAGTTGAATCTGATAGTTTTTACCTCCTGGATGCATCAGCCATGCAGTCTGTCTACCCAGCACAATGATCAAAACTCAAAGATTATAGTGGTAAATTGCAAAAATATAACATGATGAAGAACATTGGATGATCAGCAATATAAAGCATGCAATGGAGTACATTTGGTTATTTTTTTTATAGTTAATGATGTGGCTAGTCAACATCACAATTGAGGAACACTATATATGAATTGAAGCTATAAACACAATAATAATTGAATACATGTATCATTGGCTATACATTGGTCATATACTGCTGGAATTCTTCAAGATATCAagctaaattttaacacaagatagctAGATAACTAAACACCAATGCAGTGTCTCATTTTTAGATACAGGAAGAGAGAAAGAAATTGACTAATGTGCCAAAAgaatggttttccaaaattgggtaaCATTTAGGATGCTAAATTTATTTGGTGGATttgatcaggggcggatccaggagctgacaAGAGGAGGGGCACAagcaggctaagttgtaggtggttggggagaaccagattctctagttcatgcagtgctgcattttgaagcagtaaataatcacctcttagtagtgtctcactgttgattttttccattttggccttttcagatggttgtgaagttttaaaaggctctgaatgccttaaacagcaacatgataattattttagaggtgcttagtacggACGAatgtgctgggtgacaattttacagttagtttgctttggtttcaggtgaatttgtggtaaaatgtgcatatttgcatgagttgataaactgatcttggcctgacatacagtttagtagctattttaatgagaagcatggctggctcctccacaaggggagggacatttgccccaaatgccccatcctggatccgccattgttgaCTATAAAGAATAAGATGTTGCCAGGTGATTTATATACCATCATCAAGTGGAACAAGCCATAGTGTGAGAAAGACAACAGTGACAATATTAATGGAATGGACTTAGAATAGTACGTGCTTGCAACATTACTACAACAGCATGCATCATCAGTGTTTTGTGGTCTGTGCACGGGGACATTCCCACAGGTATCAAAATGATTTACAAAAATTTCCCAAGAAAATTTTGATTCAGTAAAATAAAGTTTAAGGGAggtggagcaggtcaaagagtCTATGAAAACTTATAGcaatgtgtgcatgtgagtCAGACAATGATTAGGTGACATTCTGGGTGCACAATGCCCACCCAGCAATGcatgattttcaaaatttaGGAGGCCTAAGGCAATACTTTTAGACTACTTTCATGTTGTTAATACAAATAAATTGACTAGCTACTGGCATCTGAGACATAAAAtatgagactgttctattacaaacacactttctgtaacaactttaaacaggctgtaagaccaggtgtcctacagaccttcagcacttgtgctgtaaagccttactAGCTAagtaaataataaatattaagagtggttgactgctctattagagtatatctcaatcttttgtagAAAGTATTGTTACTAgctattaaaaaaattaaaattttaaaaggaagtagggattattgatataatatacatgctataaaaagtaaggaaaaacAAGCttgaaaatgttacagctgaaatgaaaAATGATCCAGCAATAAAAGGTAAgtaaacaagattagatgattACTTGCTAAagtgagacacactttaatacCTATactttggctagcatcttgaaatgagaccgtcaaaatagccaaaagtaggcattaaagtgtgtctcactttagcaagtagttgtctAATCTTTTTTCCTTGTCTTTTATTGCTGGAtcgtttctcatttcagctgtaacattttttagCTTgtttttccttactttttgtagcatgtattattatatcaatccctactttcttttaaaatttaatttttttaatagctagtaccttacagtatatatacactgtatatatctATGCATAAAGGTTTAGCAGCTCAAGTGATGTAAAAATATTCCTTTTTCTATGGAGCACTGTTTAGTGCTTTGCCAAGAGGTTTGAAGTGAAATTAACTTACAGGAGAGCTTAATTTTCCAGGAATTGCAATGAATGAGATGGAAAAGCATGCATGTATGAGACAGCAATCTGATGCGTGTATCTCATCACACGTAATACATGAGAATTGAAGTGTCTGCTCAATTAAGATTTGAATGGAGACTCTCAGAGGAAATTCACGTCAAATCAGCACAAACAACTGGCTCTTGCAGTAATAAGACCAAGACTTAATACAGTATTACAGTAGTTGCCATGTACATATTAAGTGAATTGAACCTTTGATGGAGGGGCTCAATCGGCCACATGCACAGGAGATGAACATTGCTGCTTGCACATCATTACTTCTCTGTGATCACATGTGACCAAGGACACTGACATTAATGTAAGTATATTATGTACATTCTCCTATTATTTCAGTGATGATGTTATATGTGTGTGCACAATGCAGTTCAAATTCCTAGACACAAAAATGAATGAGCTATTGCAACTATAGTATCATATTCGAACACTATCATTATGTACAGTTGTAGTAGACACCATTTGTCTCAAGATAAATGTGAGAACAATAACGTGCATGTGTGAACGTTTGAAAATTACGGAATTTGCAAGAATTTTGCGAACCCCTGTACATGGAATTATAGCTAGGGGGAGAAAGGTAAATGtataaagttttaaaattttagttATTTGTTTAAGGATAGAAGAACCGGCTCTAATGGCacacccatccaccacactgtaACTCTAAGGTAAGATGTTCTATTTAAAAGAGTTTTGTCTATATACCTACacacctacacctacagaactaaaacaacagaaCCAACGATAGT encodes the following:
- the LOC136257432 gene encoding long-chain-fatty-acid--CoA ligase ACSBG2-like, which gives rise to MDLNENFNAGFGKKVRCFDPSDTVDIAMGDSGIAAKKPVTIPEYYRSTFDKMSHKKALCWKDNKDGPWKSLTYGEYKKLIYNIAKSLLKLGLEPFHAVAVLGSNCIELYSCCIGAVYAGGLSTGIYATTNPLGCYYVLENSRTDVVVVDEQEQLDKILQVRSRLPNLKAMIQCKGEPNKEYPDVYTWMQFLALGKDMEDSVIDDIISKQQPNQCAMVVYTSGTTGTSKGIMLSHDNVTWGSYAFCDMYHIGDKACDEMRTVIYGSLSLAHIGPRNNSMLWPIPAGGTVYLAQPDAKEGSLFATLKEVQPTIFYGYPLVWEEIKKKVETNNYTTKEDFGFGKCQLMLTGGSSANPKTLAFFLAMDMPIRESYGTSESNGSVAIATAARSGCGKMCRIGAEIKISNPDKHGNGEVLIRGRPVAMGYLGMEQKTREVIDDERWLHTGDFGRMDENGLLYITGRIKDLVMLQNSFNIVPSYIEDRIKFEIPFLSNVVLAGEGKNYLTCLLTLKCVMDPDSGEATDNLIPQVITMFEELGTNCTRVSQVINSKDKIVFKAIQDGIDRYNTQHSQTNVDKVKKWMLLDKDFTVASGELGPTLKLKRSAVLQKYAHLIEGLYEE